Proteins encoded together in one Prunus dulcis chromosome 3, ALMONDv2, whole genome shotgun sequence window:
- the LOC117622057 gene encoding mannose-6-phosphate isomerase 1-like → MESIGKSMKHHNQRSIRLQRLRCSVQNYDWGKRGTDSLVARLSALNSSSEIDPEKPYAEIWMGTHESGPSFLIQNGDENNGFLSIGSENLSLKDWVLENPKVLGEKVVQKWGSDLPFLFKVLSVAKALSIQAHPDKELAKVLHKFMPNLYKDANHKPEMALAVTHFEALCGFISLEELKVVLDNVPEIEELVGSEDANKVFDITDRDDENKVTSVLRSIFTHLMSASKEMITTIITKMKNRLHIESQGRLLTEKEQLVLQLERQYPADVGVISAFFLNHVNLKPGEALYIGANEPHAYIFGECIECMATSDNVVRAGLTPKHMDVNTLCSMLTYKQGYPKILQGVALGPYVTRYLPPFDEFEVDCCQLPQGESAEFPAVPGPSIFVVTFGEGIIYSSDLKGDVITEGDVLFAPANTQISITSASQLQIYRAGVNSMFFQAS, encoded by the exons ATGGAGTCCATTGGCAAATCAATGAAGCACCACAATCAAAGGAGCATCCGTCTTCAGAGGCTGAGATGCTCTGTTCAGAACTATGACTGGGGGAAGAGAGGCACAGACTCTCTGGTGGCTAGGCTATCTGCTCTCAATTCTTCCTCTGAAATTGACCCAGAAAAGCCTTATGCCGAAATTTGGATGGGAACCCATGAGTCTGGACCTTCTTTTTTGATTCAAAATGGGGATGAGAATAATGGGTTTTTGTCAATTGGGTCTGAGAATTTGAGTCTCAAAGATTGGGTTCTGGAAAACCCAAAGGTGCTTGGTGAGAAGGTGGTTCAAAAATGGGGCTCTGACTTGCCTTTCTTGTTTAAG gTGCTTTCTGTGGCAAAGGCATTGTCAATACAGGCACACCCAGATAAGGAATTGGCTAAGGTTTTGCATAAGTTTATGCCAAATCTTTACAAGGATGCCAATCACAAGCCTGAGATGGCCTTGGCTGTGACACATTTTGAGGCTCTTTGTGGTTTCATCAGTCTTGAG GAGCTTAAAGTTGTGCTTGATAATGTTCCTGAGATTGAGGAACTGGTTGGTAGTGAAGATGCAAACAAAGTCTTTGACATTACTGATCGAGATGATGAGAATAAAGTAACGTCTGTTCTGCGTTCAATTTTCACCCACCTCATGTCAGCTAGCAAAGAGATGATAACTACAATAATCACTAAGATGAAAAATCGTTTACACATCGAAAGTCAG GGGAGACTCTTGACAGAAAAGGAACAGCTGGTGTTGCAGTTGGAAAGGCAATATCCAGCTGACGTGGGTGTTATATCTGCCTTCTTTTTGAACCATGTGAATCTTAAGCCTGGAGAAGCACTATACATTGGAGCGAATGAACCTCATGCCTATATTTTCGGCGAGTGCATTGAGTGTATGGCAACCTCGGACAATGTAGTGAGGGCTGGCCTAACTCCTAAGCATATGGATGTCAACACCCTTTGTTCTATGCTCACATACAAGCAG GGCTATCCTAAAATCCTGCAAGGAGTTGCTTTAGGTCCATATGTGACAAGGTACCTCCCGCCTTTCGATGAATTTGAGGTCGATTGCTGTCAGCTTCCCCAGGGAGAATCAGCAGAGTTCCCTGCAGTCCCAGGTCCTTCCATTTTTGTGGTCACTTTTGGGGAGGGAATCATATATTCAAGTGATCTTAAAGGAGATGTAATTACAGAAGGAGATGTTCTCTTTGCACCTGCTAACACTCAGATTAGCATAACAAGTGCATCTCAGTTACAGATATACAGAGCAGGAGTGAACAGCATGTTCTTTCAAGCCTCATAA